One genomic region from Solwaraspora sp. WMMD792 encodes:
- a CDS encoding ketose-bisphosphate aldolase, with protein sequence MLTTGKAILDVANAHSFAVPAFNISDWAMFKGIVEISEETNAPLIVGIHPDEMRHIGREMIRGIAERAHNSSVPIAIHWDHGATYEQILQAVQFGFTSVMIDGSLKPFEENIAITRKVTDSAHVLGVSVEGELGTIGGNDSYAEAGAAEIIYTDPDDAVTFIEETGVDSLAIAIGTFHGLYPAHLKPELKLDLLKEIKSRVQIPLVLHGGSGNPDDEIREAARIGINKINISTDIKVAYHDKMREVLGSDRKVREPNAIQPACIEAMKVVAAQKIELFGAAGKASLY encoded by the coding sequence ATGCTGACGACCGGCAAGGCGATCCTCGATGTCGCCAACGCGCACAGCTTCGCCGTGCCCGCCTTCAACATCAGCGACTGGGCGATGTTCAAGGGCATCGTGGAGATCAGCGAAGAGACGAACGCTCCGCTGATCGTCGGGATCCACCCGGACGAGATGCGGCACATCGGGCGCGAAATGATCCGTGGCATCGCGGAACGCGCTCACAACTCGAGCGTCCCGATCGCGATCCACTGGGATCACGGCGCCACCTACGAGCAGATCCTGCAGGCGGTCCAGTTCGGCTTCACCTCGGTGATGATCGACGGGTCGCTGAAGCCGTTCGAGGAGAACATCGCGATCACCCGGAAGGTGACCGACTCGGCGCACGTTCTCGGCGTGTCGGTGGAGGGCGAACTCGGCACGATCGGCGGCAACGACAGCTACGCCGAGGCCGGTGCCGCCGAGATCATCTACACCGACCCCGACGACGCCGTCACGTTCATCGAAGAGACCGGCGTGGACAGCCTCGCCATCGCCATCGGCACCTTCCACGGCCTCTACCCGGCCCATCTGAAGCCGGAGTTGAAGCTCGACCTGCTCAAGGAGATCAAGAGCCGGGTACAGATCCCGCTGGTACTGCACGGTGGCTCCGGCAACCCGGACGACGAGATCCGCGAGGCGGCGCGGATCGGGATCAACAAGATCAACATCTCTACCGACATCAAGGTCGCCTACCACGACAAGATGCGCGAGGTCCTCGGCAGCGACCGCAAGGTACGCGAGCCGAATGCCATCCAACCGGCCTGTATCGAGGCCATGAAGGTGGTAGCCGCCCAGAAGATCGAGCTGTTCGGTGCCGCCGGCAAGGCATCGCTCTACTGA
- a CDS encoding ATP-binding cassette domain-containing protein, with translation MIRVDGLCADAGGQRLLRDVSFTVPAGDVLAVVGPSGSGKTTLGRALLGEAGPGVRLTGDVEIHGRPVSPETPPAGGTVGYIPQQPAAALTPVRRIGPVLREIARRHTPTPARRTRRAAIRQAVRAVLARVGLPDDRDLLRRYPHQLSGGQQQRLVIAHALLAGARVLVADEPTTGQDSLNRRDVATELRRLASSGVAVVLLTHDLHLVRAVADSVLVLDRGAVVATGPPDAVVDHTGPDRSASPPTDRPQSNPGADPAGDAGQLLRVTGLTAAHHGSTVLHGIDVVIDPGQRLALVGRSGSGKTTAARCLAGLHPPSGGSIEIDGRRLAGSIDRRERADLAAVQYVFQDPRASFQPYAALLDQVARPAVRLRRQPPADALRTARDLLRQVGIDDELAARRPDRLSGGELQRAALARALVARPRLLVCDEITSGLDHVNQDRILDLLDELCRTHRLALLVITHDPDVVGRLADHVTVLDHGRVVEHGPAATLLRAGRQPLTRALLDPDLPRPLDPDLPRHPPRPATTSSTGEMSTT, from the coding sequence GTGATCCGGGTCGACGGGCTGTGCGCCGACGCCGGTGGACAGCGGCTGCTGCGCGACGTGTCGTTCACCGTGCCGGCCGGCGACGTCCTCGCCGTCGTCGGCCCGTCCGGCAGCGGCAAGACCACGCTCGGGCGGGCGCTGCTCGGCGAAGCCGGACCCGGCGTCCGGCTGACCGGCGACGTCGAGATCCATGGTCGCCCGGTCAGCCCAGAGACACCGCCGGCCGGCGGCACCGTCGGCTACATTCCGCAGCAGCCGGCGGCGGCGCTGACCCCGGTACGCCGGATCGGCCCGGTGCTGCGCGAGATCGCCCGCCGGCACACCCCGACGCCGGCACGCCGGACGCGGCGCGCGGCGATCCGGCAGGCGGTCCGGGCGGTGCTCGCCCGGGTCGGCCTGCCGGATGACCGCGACCTGCTGCGGCGCTACCCGCACCAGCTCTCCGGCGGCCAGCAGCAGCGGCTGGTCATCGCGCACGCCCTGCTGGCCGGTGCCCGCGTCCTGGTCGCCGACGAACCGACCACCGGGCAGGACAGCCTCAACCGCCGCGACGTCGCCACCGAACTACGCCGTCTCGCCAGCTCCGGCGTCGCGGTCGTCCTGCTCACCCACGACCTGCACCTGGTCCGGGCGGTCGCCGACAGCGTCCTCGTGCTCGACCGGGGCGCCGTCGTCGCCACCGGCCCGCCGGACGCGGTCGTCGATCACACCGGCCCCGACCGGTCAGCGTCGCCCCCCACCGACCGGCCACAGTCAAACCCGGGCGCCGACCCGGCAGGCGACGCCGGCCAGCTGCTGCGGGTCACCGGGCTCACCGCAGCGCACCATGGCAGCACCGTGCTGCACGGCATCGACGTGGTCATCGACCCCGGTCAGCGCCTCGCCCTGGTCGGCCGTTCCGGCAGCGGAAAGACCACCGCCGCCCGGTGCCTGGCCGGCCTGCACCCGCCGAGCGGCGGCAGTATCGAAATCGACGGCCGCCGGCTCGCCGGCTCGATCGACCGTCGGGAGCGGGCCGACCTCGCCGCCGTGCAGTACGTCTTCCAGGACCCGCGGGCCAGTTTCCAGCCGTACGCCGCCCTGCTCGACCAGGTCGCCCGCCCCGCCGTGCGGCTGCGCCGCCAACCGCCCGCCGACGCGCTGCGAACCGCCCGCGACCTGCTGCGTCAGGTGGGGATCGACGATGAACTCGCTGCCCGCCGACCCGACCGGCTCTCCGGCGGTGAACTGCAACGCGCCGCTCTCGCCCGCGCCCTGGTGGCCCGACCCCGGCTGCTGGTCTGCGACGAGATCACGTCCGGTCTCGACCACGTCAACCAGGACCGGATCCTCGACCTGCTCGACGAACTGTGCCGCACGCACCGGCTCGCGCTGCTGGTCATCACGCACGACCCGGACGTGGTCGGCCGGCTCGCCGACCACGTCACCGTGCTCGACCACGGCCGGGTCGTCGAACACGGTCCCGCCGCCACCCTGCTGCGCGCCGGCCGGCAACCGCTGACCCGCGCCCTTCTCGACCCTGACCTGCCGCGACCGCTCGACCCTGACCTGCCGCGACATCCGCCACGACCCGCAACCACGTCCAGTACCGGAGAGATGAGCACCACGTGA
- a CDS encoding ABC transporter permease subunit: MIRRARWTGRVPRLLTGVVLLAVPLLLALAGPALVADGADRTRPFDQAGLLGTDFVGRDVTGQILLGGRSVVAVAAAATALAYLVGVPVGLFAALTRRRWLDEVLMRPLDLLLAVPSLLLLILLAATAPRGPVTLVVIVAVIALPEIARITRAAALPLAHGPAMEAMRLYRETWWRRAIGYVARGIRRVLLADAGIRFIGAVYLVATASFLGIGVAPDAADWAVMVDRNRAGIFLQPWAVVVPAALLVALAVGVNLVTDQLLAARPEVTK, from the coding sequence ATGATCCGCCGGGCTCGGTGGACCGGCCGGGTTCCGCGTCTGCTCACCGGGGTCGTCCTGCTCGCCGTACCGCTGCTGCTCGCCCTAGCCGGTCCGGCCCTGGTCGCCGACGGCGCGGACCGGACCCGGCCGTTCGACCAGGCTGGGCTGCTCGGCACCGACTTCGTCGGCCGCGACGTCACCGGGCAGATCCTGCTCGGCGGCCGGTCCGTCGTCGCGGTCGCCGCCGCCGCGACCGCCCTGGCCTACCTGGTCGGCGTACCCGTCGGTCTGTTCGCCGCCCTCACCCGCCGTCGCTGGCTCGACGAGGTGCTGATGCGCCCGCTGGACCTGCTCCTCGCCGTCCCGTCGCTGCTGCTGCTCATCCTGCTCGCCGCCACCGCGCCCCGGGGGCCGGTGACGCTGGTGGTCATCGTCGCCGTCATCGCCCTGCCGGAGATCGCCCGGATCACCCGCGCCGCGGCCCTGCCGCTGGCCCACGGACCCGCGATGGAAGCGATGCGGCTCTACCGGGAGACGTGGTGGCGGCGGGCAATCGGGTACGTCGCCCGGGGCATCCGACGGGTTCTGCTCGCCGACGCCGGAATCCGGTTCATCGGCGCCGTCTACCTGGTCGCCACCGCCAGTTTCCTGGGCATCGGCGTCGCCCCGGACGCCGCCGACTGGGCCGTCATGGTCGACCGCAACCGCGCCGGGATCTTCCTGCAGCCGTGGGCGGTGGTGGTGCCCGCCGCGCTGCTCGTCGCGCTCGCCGTCGGGGTCAACCTGGTCACCGATCAGCTGCTGGCCGCCCGGCCGGAGGTGACGAAGTGA
- a CDS encoding sugar ABC transporter permease translates to MTLTAPRASTRAAPAAPGRPRSTLARRLVPYGYLSPTVLLIVVLMVVPIVMVVGYSFRDNVIVQENSVFAGFANYTRVLTDPDFLAALRNTAVFISVSMLAHLVLGLTFAMMLNTQLLSGVTKAIFRIVYILPWLFTIAVIAVIWRLLFDPSGVVNYVLQTVGLVQEGVNWFGDPATALWAVTFVNIWSGYPFFMISLLAGLQGIPADLYEAAAVDGTNWWQRFRHVTLPQLRPVIISMAVLDLIWTSHQFALIWMTTGGGPLNSTEMLSTFTYKQAFSEYEFATASAAAVIVLLLTMVLAFFYVRSQRER, encoded by the coding sequence ATGACACTGACGGCACCCCGGGCCTCGACCCGCGCCGCACCGGCCGCCCCTGGGCGGCCCCGATCCACGCTGGCCCGGCGCCTGGTCCCGTACGGCTACCTGTCCCCGACGGTGCTGCTGATCGTGGTCCTGATGGTGGTCCCCATCGTCATGGTGGTCGGCTACTCGTTCCGGGACAACGTGATCGTCCAGGAGAACTCGGTCTTCGCCGGGTTCGCCAACTACACCAGGGTGCTCACCGACCCGGACTTCCTGGCCGCGCTGCGCAACACCGCCGTCTTCATCTCGGTCAGCATGCTGGCGCATCTGGTCCTCGGCCTCACCTTCGCGATGATGCTCAACACCCAGCTGCTGAGCGGGGTCACGAAGGCCATCTTCCGGATCGTCTACATCCTGCCCTGGCTGTTCACGATCGCGGTGATCGCCGTCATCTGGCGGCTGCTGTTCGACCCGTCCGGCGTGGTCAACTACGTGCTGCAGACGGTGGGCCTGGTTCAGGAGGGCGTGAACTGGTTCGGCGACCCGGCCACGGCGCTCTGGGCGGTGACGTTCGTCAACATCTGGTCCGGCTACCCGTTCTTCATGATCAGCCTGTTGGCCGGGCTGCAGGGCATCCCCGCCGACCTGTACGAGGCCGCCGCGGTGGACGGCACCAACTGGTGGCAGCGGTTCCGGCACGTGACGCTGCCCCAGCTGCGGCCGGTGATCATCAGCATGGCGGTGCTCGACCTGATCTGGACCTCCCACCAGTTCGCGTTGATCTGGATGACGACCGGCGGCGGGCCGCTGAACTCCACCGAGATGCTCAGCACCTTCACCTACAAGCAGGCCTTCAGCGAGTACGAGTTCGCCACGGCGTCCGCCGCCGCCGTGATCGTCCTGCTGCTCACGATGGTGCTGGCCTTCTTCTACGTACGCTCGCAAAGGGAGCGGTGA
- a CDS encoding carbohydrate ABC transporter permease, with amino-acid sequence MAAVKTRRTLAKAGVVTGLVLGGLFAGLPVLWMLSTSLKRNGEVFQSPPQLITEGFSFDAYREILGNGTQLRFFLNSYIVAFAVTILTLLVAILAGYAFSRFRFPFQKTINTVIISVQAVPPITLVIPYFGLIVALGLYDTYAGLILTHMVFTLPYAIIMITAYLNTLPRELDESVKVDGGTGWTALWRILVPVSVPGLVAVGVYTFMISWNEYLFALTLTRTDDMRTVPIGIQLLMGQHSYEWNQMMAMSILGSVPVLVLFLLFQRRFVGGLTAGAVKT; translated from the coding sequence ATGGCCGCCGTCAAGACTCGGCGTACCCTCGCGAAAGCCGGCGTCGTCACCGGGCTGGTCCTCGGCGGGCTGTTCGCCGGCCTGCCGGTGCTGTGGATGCTCTCCACCTCGCTGAAGCGCAACGGCGAGGTCTTCCAGAGCCCGCCGCAGCTGATCACCGAGGGCTTTTCGTTCGACGCCTACCGCGAGATCCTGGGCAACGGCACCCAGCTGCGGTTCTTCCTCAACAGCTACATCGTCGCCTTCGCGGTGACCATCCTGACGCTGCTGGTGGCGATCCTGGCCGGCTACGCCTTCAGCCGGTTCAGGTTCCCGTTCCAGAAGACCATCAACACGGTGATCATCAGCGTTCAGGCGGTACCGCCGATCACGCTCGTCATTCCGTACTTCGGGCTCATCGTCGCGCTCGGCCTGTACGACACCTACGCCGGCCTGATCCTGACGCACATGGTGTTCACCCTCCCGTACGCGATCATCATGATCACCGCGTACCTGAACACGCTGCCCCGCGAGCTGGACGAGTCGGTCAAGGTCGACGGTGGCACCGGCTGGACCGCGCTGTGGCGGATCCTGGTGCCGGTCTCGGTGCCCGGCCTGGTCGCGGTCGGTGTCTACACCTTCATGATCTCGTGGAACGAGTACCTGTTCGCCCTCACGCTGACCCGTACCGACGACATGCGGACGGTGCCGATCGGTATCCAGCTGCTCATGGGGCAGCACTCGTACGAGTGGAACCAGATGATGGCGATGAGCATCCTCGGGTCCGTTCCCGTCCTCGTTCTCTTCCTCCTCTTCCAGCGTCGCTTCGTCGGCGGGCTGACCGCCGGCGCAGTGAAGACCTGA
- a CDS encoding class I mannose-6-phosphate isomerase, which translates to MTVEVLPANQPETFYRGAGRIAGFRNSAALPDRPEDWVGSVTTRFDLGPSGLSTLSDGGVLADAIAADPRWWLGPHRTDTGVLVKLLDAGQRLPLHVHPDRRFATAHLASPYGKTEAWVIVSARPDAYVHLGFARDVPADELAGWVADQQTAQLLAATNKIPVSAGDAILCPAGLPHAIGDGILLVEVQEPTDFSVLLEYADFGLADGHLGLGYELALQCVDRRKWTPEQLDRLRGGQHLRGGRHLLPDAADEFFTARRLRDGDRLEQGFSVLVGMAGQGRLTGEHDDVPLRRGDTLLVPYAAGPLRLAGPVEAIRLAGPQPR; encoded by the coding sequence ATGACCGTCGAAGTACTGCCCGCCAACCAGCCGGAGACGTTCTACCGGGGTGCCGGCCGGATAGCCGGGTTCCGCAACAGTGCCGCACTGCCCGACCGTCCCGAGGACTGGGTCGGCTCGGTGACCACCCGGTTCGACCTGGGCCCATCCGGGTTGTCCACGCTGTCCGACGGAGGCGTGCTCGCCGACGCGATCGCCGCCGACCCACGCTGGTGGCTCGGTCCGCACCGCACCGACACCGGCGTGCTCGTGAAGCTGCTCGACGCCGGCCAGCGACTGCCGCTGCACGTACACCCGGACCGCCGCTTCGCCACGGCGCACCTGGCGTCGCCGTACGGCAAGACCGAAGCCTGGGTGATCGTCTCCGCCCGCCCCGACGCCTACGTCCATCTCGGTTTCGCCCGGGACGTCCCGGCCGACGAACTCGCCGGCTGGGTCGCCGACCAGCAGACCGCGCAGCTGCTCGCCGCCACCAACAAGATCCCGGTGTCGGCCGGCGACGCGATCCTCTGCCCCGCCGGCCTGCCACATGCCATCGGCGACGGCATCCTGCTGGTCGAGGTCCAGGAGCCGACCGACTTCTCCGTGCTGCTCGAGTACGCCGACTTCGGCCTCGCCGACGGGCACCTGGGCCTCGGCTACGAACTCGCCCTGCAGTGCGTCGACCGCCGCAAGTGGACGCCGGAGCAGCTCGACCGCCTGCGGGGTGGCCAACACCTGCGGGGCGGGCGACACCTGCTGCCCGACGCCGCTGACGAGTTCTTCACCGCCCGCCGGCTGCGCGACGGCGACCGCCTGGAGCAGGGGTTCAGCGTCCTGGTCGGGATGGCGGGACAGGGGCGGCTCACCGGTGAGCACGACGACGTGCCGCTGCGGCGCGGGGACACCCTGCTGGTGCCGTACGCCGCCGGCCCGCTGCGGCTGGCCGGCCCGGTCGAAGCGATCAGGCTGGCCGGGCCGCAGCCCCGGTGA
- a CDS encoding ABC transporter permease codes for MSLTRYTVRRLLLGVGQVAGITTIVFVLTEALPGDAAVVIAGDQPDPERIALIREQLDLDQPPWQRYLDWLAGLLHGDFGVSLISQRPVLDMIVGSAAATVLLAAATLLVLVPLAIGLGMLAARREGGRLDRAISAVAVGLYAVPEFALAILLVAVFGVRLGWFPPTAVGTGPNLLAQPAVLVLPLLVLLARPICSLSRLTRAGMVDALRSEYVAHARRLGLGAGRRWLAHALPTAAAPVVQQLARTTDWLLGGVIVVEAVFVIPGLGTALVDAVAARDVPTVQGLCVIVAVTTVVVNLAADLVAFRLAPRTAGAR; via the coding sequence TTGAGCCTGACCCGCTACACGGTACGACGGCTGCTGCTCGGCGTCGGGCAGGTCGCCGGCATCACCACCATCGTGTTCGTGCTCACCGAGGCGCTGCCCGGCGACGCGGCGGTGGTGATCGCCGGTGACCAGCCCGACCCGGAGCGGATCGCGCTGATCCGCGAACAGCTCGACCTCGACCAGCCGCCCTGGCAGCGGTACCTCGACTGGCTCGCCGGGCTGCTGCACGGTGACTTCGGCGTCTCGCTGATCTCCCAACGGCCGGTCCTGGACATGATCGTCGGCAGCGCCGCAGCGACCGTACTGCTGGCCGCCGCGACGCTGCTCGTCCTGGTCCCGCTCGCGATCGGCCTCGGCATGCTCGCCGCCCGGCGCGAAGGCGGCCGGCTCGACCGCGCCATCAGCGCCGTCGCCGTCGGTCTCTACGCGGTACCGGAGTTCGCCCTGGCCATCCTGCTGGTCGCGGTCTTCGGTGTACGGCTGGGCTGGTTTCCGCCGACCGCCGTCGGCACCGGCCCCAACCTGCTCGCCCAGCCGGCCGTGCTGGTCCTGCCGCTGCTGGTACTGCTGGCCCGACCGATCTGCTCGCTCAGCCGGCTCACCCGCGCCGGCATGGTCGACGCGCTGCGCTCCGAGTACGTCGCCCACGCCCGCCGGCTCGGCCTCGGCGCCGGTCGGCGGTGGCTGGCCCACGCGCTGCCCACCGCCGCCGCGCCGGTCGTGCAGCAACTCGCCCGGACCACCGACTGGCTGCTCGGCGGCGTCATCGTCGTCGAGGCGGTCTTCGTCATCCCCGGTCTGGGCACCGCCCTGGTCGACGCGGTCGCCGCCCGGGACGTCCCCACCGTCCAAGGGCTGTGCGTGATCGTGGCGGTCACCACCGTGGTCGTCAACCTGGCCGCCGACCTGGTCGCGTTCCGGCTCGCCCCGCGTACGGCCGGCGCCCGATGA
- a CDS encoding ADP-dependent glucokinase/phosphofructokinase — MADPSRVVLGLGGCVDYELKLTADVLEQLVAGYGIAAAELTSPVTVTSERDLVVSILGYVARGGGGEHYVASAPALELFAGRFPHRVALGGTSVRAGILMSRLGVPSTLHLVSVDDTVRRLLPPDGAYLSSGAEDTLHPHLIVQYDQGLRIRAGELDITAPFPNRLIYVNDPANGTMLLSGELGDRLSRADVFLISGFNAMRSAEQLDRRLAELRAHMRRLPPGAVTYFEDAAYHEPALNRRVLAALRDAIDVYGLNEDEMQSYLGHPVDLLSAAEVADALTAMHALVPVPMLVLHTKYWAAAFGAQAASYAEALDTGTVMAALRYRHGDDFTDSDIERLRRQPRRPGSVAFAAELRARLGDQVHCVPAFALDVTNPTTVGLGDTFVGGFLAALARRSTSAATSPSPHQRSDHGR, encoded by the coding sequence ATGGCGGACCCGTCCCGCGTCGTCCTCGGCCTCGGCGGCTGCGTCGACTACGAGCTGAAGCTGACCGCCGACGTCCTGGAACAGCTGGTCGCCGGCTACGGCATCGCCGCCGCGGAGCTGACCTCGCCGGTCACGGTGACCAGCGAGCGGGATCTTGTGGTGTCGATCCTCGGGTACGTCGCCCGGGGCGGCGGCGGCGAACACTACGTCGCCTCCGCCCCGGCGCTGGAGCTCTTCGCCGGCCGGTTCCCGCACCGGGTGGCGCTGGGCGGCACATCGGTGCGGGCCGGGATCCTGATGAGCCGCCTCGGCGTGCCGTCGACCCTGCACCTGGTCAGCGTCGACGACACGGTACGCCGGCTGCTGCCACCGGACGGCGCGTACCTGTCCAGCGGTGCCGAGGACACCCTGCACCCGCACCTGATCGTCCAGTACGACCAGGGTCTGCGGATCCGCGCCGGTGAGCTCGACATCACCGCGCCGTTCCCGAACCGGCTGATCTACGTCAACGACCCGGCCAACGGCACGATGCTGCTCAGCGGCGAACTCGGCGACCGGCTCAGCCGGGCCGACGTGTTCCTGATCTCCGGATTCAACGCCATGCGCTCCGCCGAGCAGCTCGACCGTCGACTCGCCGAGCTGCGCGCACACATGCGGCGGTTGCCACCCGGGGCGGTGACCTACTTCGAGGACGCCGCCTACCACGAGCCCGCGCTCAACCGCCGGGTCCTGGCCGCGCTGCGCGACGCGATCGACGTGTACGGCCTGAACGAGGACGAGATGCAGTCCTATCTCGGGCACCCGGTCGACCTGCTGTCGGCGGCGGAGGTCGCCGACGCGCTGACGGCCATGCACGCGCTCGTCCCCGTACCGATGCTGGTCCTGCACACGAAATACTGGGCCGCTGCCTTCGGCGCGCAGGCCGCCAGCTACGCCGAGGCACTCGACACCGGCACCGTCATGGCCGCCCTGCGTTACCGCCACGGCGACGACTTCACCGACTCCGACATCGAACGGCTGCGCCGGCAACCGCGACGGCCCGGGTCCGTTGCCTTCGCCGCCGAGCTGCGGGCCCGGCTCGGCGACCAGGTGCACTGCGTACCCGCGTTCGCGCTCGACGTCACGAACCCCACCACGGTCGGGCTGGGCGACACGTTCGTCGGCGGCTTCCTCGCCGCGCTCGCCCGCCGGAGCACGTCTGCGGCGACCAGCCCGTCCCCGCATCAACGATCGGACCACGGCCGATGA
- a CDS encoding GNAT family N-acetyltransferase, which translates to MNDQNIGPYDIRTATPQHLDGARSVMLDTFYQVFGYGYQPRWHADVIDLAGTYLRPERHALFVAVKGDEVVATTAVRAAAPNSPPHPRWLVDRYPAASTAQLFRVYVRPEHRRNGLARALVRRAVAFAAGQPGYRAVYLHTDTGVPGAEAFWRSVAEVVHDPRDGSPHASRVVHFEIPIPVLTGASR; encoded by the coding sequence GTGAACGACCAGAACATCGGTCCGTACGACATCCGGACCGCCACGCCGCAGCACCTCGACGGTGCCCGCAGCGTCATGCTGGACACCTTTTACCAGGTGTTCGGCTACGGCTACCAGCCGCGGTGGCACGCCGACGTGATCGACCTCGCCGGCACCTACCTACGGCCTGAGCGGCATGCGCTGTTCGTCGCGGTCAAGGGCGACGAGGTGGTCGCCACCACCGCAGTGCGCGCCGCCGCGCCGAACAGCCCGCCGCATCCCCGCTGGCTCGTCGACCGCTATCCGGCGGCGAGCACCGCCCAGCTGTTCCGGGTCTACGTACGCCCGGAACACCGCCGCAACGGGCTCGCCCGCGCACTGGTCCGACGGGCCGTCGCGTTCGCCGCCGGGCAACCCGGCTACCGGGCGGTCTACCTGCACACCGACACCGGGGTCCCCGGGGCGGAGGCGTTCTGGCGAAGCGTGGCCGAGGTGGTGCACGACCCGCGCGACGGCAGCCCGCACGCCTCCCGGGTGGTGCACTTCGAGATCCCGATCCCCGTGCTGACCGGCGCGTCCCGGTAG
- a CDS encoding ABC transporter substrate-binding protein, whose protein sequence is MSTSARLRRRTLLGGGAAVTAALLAGCGADAPAGSDNAAGSATPKRGGRLRVAFAGGGATESLDPHLANLFNEASRAKAIFDKLADYGPDVSIQPRLALSWEPNADLTRWRVPLREATFHDGRPVRAADVLASYARITDPDRAFRAKASLSLIDLRASRAVDDRTVEFALTRPFAEFGNVLAAFGAYIVPEGSESFDRPIGSGPFTFSSFTPGTSLLLARYPDYWDGAAHLDELEYVIANEESARVNALLAGQVEYAHDISPTTARSYAADDRIAITRMANSGLQGFTMKLDRPPFDNRDLREAMFLLTDRQQLVETVLSGSGQIGNDLFGKGYQYYADDIPQREPDLDRARALIDRAGASGLRIPLDTAPVAAGFVEAASVFADQARAVGLNVEPVQRNKDTYWREVLDNGVMACFRSGAMPIETHISQRLLSTSTTNATKWMRPEFDDLYATAVSSADEAGRRQAYGDMQRMLHAEGGLLVWGFADFLVATTPRVGGVSADAPANTLDWARFDKVWLA, encoded by the coding sequence ATGTCGACTTCTGCCCGACTACGCCGCCGAACATTGCTCGGCGGCGGTGCCGCCGTGACCGCCGCGCTGCTCGCCGGCTGCGGCGCCGACGCCCCCGCCGGCTCCGACAATGCCGCAGGTTCCGCCACCCCGAAGCGGGGCGGCCGGCTGCGGGTCGCGTTCGCCGGTGGCGGTGCCACCGAGAGCCTCGACCCGCACCTGGCGAACCTGTTCAACGAGGCGTCCCGGGCCAAGGCGATCTTCGACAAGCTCGCCGACTACGGCCCGGACGTGTCGATCCAGCCCCGGCTCGCATTGAGCTGGGAGCCCAACGCCGACCTCACCCGCTGGCGGGTGCCGCTGCGCGAGGCGACCTTCCACGACGGCCGGCCGGTGCGGGCCGCCGACGTACTGGCCAGCTACGCCCGGATCACCGACCCGGACCGGGCCTTCCGCGCCAAGGCCAGCCTGTCCCTGATCGACCTGCGGGCGAGCCGGGCCGTCGACGACCGTACGGTCGAGTTCGCGCTGACCCGTCCGTTCGCCGAGTTCGGCAACGTGCTCGCCGCGTTCGGCGCGTACATCGTGCCGGAGGGCAGCGAGTCGTTCGACCGGCCGATCGGCTCCGGGCCGTTCACGTTCAGCAGCTTCACCCCCGGAACGTCGTTGCTGCTGGCCCGGTACCCGGACTACTGGGACGGCGCCGCGCACCTCGACGAACTGGAGTACGTGATCGCCAACGAGGAGTCGGCGCGGGTCAACGCGCTGCTCGCCGGGCAGGTCGAGTACGCGCACGACATCAGCCCCACCACGGCCCGCAGCTACGCCGCCGACGACCGGATCGCCATCACCCGGATGGCCAACAGCGGCCTGCAGGGCTTCACCATGAAGCTGGACCGGCCCCCGTTCGACAACCGGGACCTACGGGAGGCGATGTTCCTGCTCACCGACCGGCAGCAGCTGGTCGAGACGGTGCTGTCCGGATCCGGGCAGATCGGCAACGACCTGTTCGGCAAGGGCTACCAGTACTACGCCGACGACATCCCGCAGCGCGAACCCGACCTCGACCGGGCCCGCGCGCTCATCGACCGGGCCGGCGCAAGCGGCCTGCGGATCCCGCTGGACACCGCGCCGGTGGCCGCCGGGTTCGTCGAGGCGGCCAGCGTCTTCGCCGACCAGGCCCGCGCGGTCGGGCTGAACGTCGAACCGGTGCAGCGCAACAAGGACACCTACTGGCGGGAGGTGCTCGACAACGGAGTCATGGCCTGCTTCCGCTCCGGCGCCATGCCGATCGAGACCCACATCTCGCAGCGGCTGCTGAGCACCTCCACGACGAACGCCACCAAGTGGATGCGGCCCGAGTTCGACGACCTCTACGCCACCGCCGTGTCCAGCGCCGACGAAGCGGGCCGGCGGCAGGCGTACGGCGACATGCAGCGGATGCTGCACGCCGAGGGCGGGCTGCTGGTGTGGGGCTTCGCCGACTTCCTCGTCGCCACCACACCCCGGGTCGGCGGGGTGTCCGCCGATGCCCCCGCCAACACCCTCGACTGGGCCCGCTTCGACAAGGTGTGGCTGGCTTGA